A portion of the Amia ocellicauda isolate fAmiCal2 chromosome 22, fAmiCal2.hap1, whole genome shotgun sequence genome contains these proteins:
- the smim24 gene encoding small integral membrane protein 24: MFVHRSLLVCLLLAVSACEAQHGGLRSNSGSVTLQPWLVGLAAVVGFLFIVFVLLIVKRVFFKKDESHEKPERPWMQGQDNPVLQMDTVKEQEDTQTNF; encoded by the exons ATGTTTGTCCACAGAAGCCTCCTTGTGTGTCTGTTGTTGGCTGTATCAGCATGTGAAGCACAGCATG GTGGGTTAAGATCTAACTCCGGCAGCGTCACTCTGCAGCCCTGGCTGGTTGGACTGGCGGCGGTGGTGGGATTTCTGTTCATCGTCTTCGTCCTTCTGATCGTAAAAAGGGTGTTCTTCAAAAAGGACGA GTCTCATGAAAAACCCGAGAGGCCCTGGATGCAGGGGCAGGACAACCCTGTCCTACAGATGGACACCGTTAAGGAGCAAGAGGACACCCAGACTAACTTTTAA